Below is a genomic region from uncultured Desulfovibrio sp..
TAGAGGAACCCGTTGAGCATCTTGATGACGCACACAGCGGTTTCGTCAGAGCCACGCCCGGATGGGTCAATCGCCATCACAGACCCGGTGTATGGAATCCACGCACCAGACAGAAACGCGGCAGAATGGTACCTGTCTCCGTTCAAACCGACACAGGGTATATCATTGACCACGTTGCCGATTCCAGAGGCCCAGATGGGCTTCTCCGGGGCATCTGAGACGCCGCAGCCCATCACGATCAGGTCACTGAGCTTCAGGGGGTAGCGGTCAGCGTCACTGAGCCTTGTGTCCAACATGAACTGAAGCTGGAACCCAGAGCGCCCGTAGGACAGCTCACGCTCCAGCAGGTCATCATCAGTAAATCTTCGGGGGTCAGTGGATGTCCCCACCAGCTCCGGGCGTCCACGCAGGCGCTCAAGGATGTAGGGGGCCAGCCGACCCTGCCCATAGTTGGCAAGCTGGTCATCAGCCGGGTAGCGGGCAGGCCAGATACGCACGGCATAGCCACGATCAGGCAGGGAGTTGTAAAGGCTCTGCTCTGTCTGGGGGGTGCCGAGGTAAGCAATGGCACCACCGGGTTTAATGATGGCGTCAAATTCCTTAACGGCTTCCGAAAGCTTGTCACGCATTGCCTGCGTAAAGCTGTTGCCGGGAACCTCAATATCGTCAGCAATGATGATGTCGGCACGGCCACCAGTGATCTGGCTGAAGATACCCTTGGAGGTCACTGAAGGTGCGTGGTCGGCCTTGGCTGGGCCAACGTCAAAGGAGAGCTTTGAGCACCGCTGGTCAGCTCTGGGCATCAAGCACTGGAGTACAGGTATCTCAGTGATGAGCCTGAGGCAGAATGTGGTGAAGTTGTCAGCTCGGTCTTTGGATGCTGACAGAATCATGAACTTGAGGTTGGGGTTGATACGAAGTTTCCATACAACGAAGGCAGCGGCAATCCAGCTTTTGCCCATACCACGGAAGGCTTCGTTCACTGTACGGCGTGGGCCGTTCTGAAGGTAGTTTGCGAAGTCCAGCTGTATCGGGGTTGGGTCAGGAAGGTTGAGATGCCGCCACACCATGACAAGGAACGTTCTAAAATCTCTCAGTTTTTCAGGTATCGGTGGGTAATTGCTGGGCAGAACGCCCATATGTGTCCTCCTGTGAAAAGGTGAAAAAATGCCCCGGAACCCTGTGACGTGAACAACGTGTCACGCTTCGGGATTCCGGGGCAGCAGGGGCCAATTCTGGCCGATTTTATGTGGTTCTGGTTAGTTCAGAAGACCGGGCGAGATTCCCTCCCCGGCTTCATCCTCCTCAAACGTGGGCAAATCCCTGGTGATATCGTTCATGTCGGCGTTGTTACGGCCAACACAGTCAATCCCGTTATCCTTGAGAAACTGCCGTATGGCATTGAGCGTGGCAGGAGGAAGAGGCTCACCAGTTGCCCTGCTGTTACTGAGGACATCCTTGAAGTAGGAAGCCATCAAGCCATGCAGGTCAGCAAGCATATCCTCAGTACCACGCCCGTTGTAATCGTCAGGCATGTGTGGATGTCCTTATGCTTTAAGAAGTTGTGTGATGGAAGGGAGTTTTGCGTTCAAAAGAGCGCCAAGGGCTGTGCAGATGAGAAACCAGATCACCCTGTCCACCCACTTGGATGACCCTTTGGAAGCCGCTTGCTCCAGCTCTACCGTATGAAGACGCTCAAACAGGTTATTGAGCTGGCTACGGAACTGCTGGGCTTGCTCCTCAAGGGTGGCATTGGATGTCAGGATTTTCTTCAGATCACCAAGGGTTTCTTGAAAGGCTTTGATGGCAGTGTTGATAGCGCCAAAGTCGGATTCATGGGAACAGGAATGTAATGCGGCAGGTTTTTCAAGCGACAAATGAGTTCCTTTGGTAGCTCAGGTTATAGTGCTGGTGGTAGGTGTTATACCGCGTAGAAAACCGTGATGGCCTGTACAGCATCAGCAGTCGTTGCAGCATCCACGGCGGCAAGCAGCTCGGCACGGCGTTCTGTGTGGATTGCCAGCAGGGTATTAAAGCCGTCAGGGTCATCGGCTTTCCATGTTTCTACGGCGCGATAGACCGTAAATGCGCTGGGTGGAGTGCTGGCACTGGGCATTGTGAGGCTTGCAGTCATGGCTGCGTCAAATCCAGCATTGATTGCATTGCGTTTGACGGCCCGCACCTCGGAAAAGGTGGGGCATGACGGCCTGTTGAATGTAATACTGCCGTCCGCGTTAACTTTGGTGTTGCTCGGCCCCACCAGACTCTCATAGCCAGCCATGCCAACGATGGTGATTTCATCTGTGGTAAGTTCAACACC
It encodes:
- the terL gene encoding phage terminase large subunit; translation: MGVLPSNYPPIPEKLRDFRTFLVMVWRHLNLPDPTPIQLDFANYLQNGPRRTVNEAFRGMGKSWIAAAFVVWKLRINPNLKFMILSASKDRADNFTTFCLRLITEIPVLQCLMPRADQRCSKLSFDVGPAKADHAPSVTSKGIFSQITGGRADIIIADDIEVPGNSFTQAMRDKLSEAVKEFDAIIKPGGAIAYLGTPQTEQSLYNSLPDRGYAVRIWPARYPADDQLANYGQGRLAPYILERLRGRPELVGTSTDPRRFTDDDLLERELSYGRSGFQLQFMLDTRLSDADRYPLKLSDLIVMGCGVSDAPEKPIWASGIGNVVNDIPCVGLNGDRYHSAAFLSGAWIPYTGSVMAIDPSGRGSDETAVCVIKMLNGFLYLTAMRAYRDGYSDETLQDIVKLAKVQGVNHVIIEGNFGDGMFTKLISPFFTREHPCMIEEVKHSKQKEARIIDTLEPVMSQHKLVVDRNVVIWDYTESTKGMPPEKALKYQLMYQMSRITRDRGALSHDDRLDCLSMAVGYWVEQMGQDVDRRIDQRKDALLKEELKAWENEGKLSIAKNRVALQQPNLSLTKGAADMLFSFKSLSLGGLMARADYPGRGRGGLRKIY